The DNA sequence TGCCCTTCGAACTCGCCGTTGCTGTCCGAGACCGGGCTTTCGCCCTCGGTCTTCAGCCACAGGCGGTTGTAGTCGCCGCCGTACCAGCCCTGCGCGTCCCACAGCAGGTGGTTCGGCCCCTCGTCGTCGCGGTATTCGAGGCGGTCGATCAGGGCCAGCCCGAAGGGATGATCGTCTTCGTGCACGTGCGGGAAATCCGCCGGTGCGCCGGCGCCGGGTTCCGCCCCGTGAACCGCCGCGCCGACCAGGCCCAGCAGCGCCGCGCCGATGCCTCCGATAATGGGCTTCATGACACCACCTCCATGACGCGGAACATACCCATGTGCATGTGGTAGAGCAGATGGCAGTGCCAGGCCCAGCGGCCGGGTTCGTCGGCAGTGAGCAGCAGCGTCATGCGCTCGGCCGGGCGCACGTTCACGACGTGCTTGCGCGGGAGGTACTCGCCCTGGCCGTTGTCGAGCTCGACGAACATGCCGTGCAGGTGGATGGGGTGCTCCATCATGGTGTCGTTGACCAGCACGATGCGCAGGCGTTCGCCGTAGCCCACCTCGATCGGCGCCTTCACCTCCGAGAACTTCTTGCCGTCGAATGACCACATGAAGCGCTCCATGTGCCCGGTGAGGTGCAGCTCGAGCGTGCGCCCGGGCGGTCGCGGATCGGCGCCGGGCGCGCGGCTGCGCAGGTCGGCGTAGACCAGCACGCGGTGCTCCTCGCGGTCGAGGCCCAGGCCGGCCTCGGCGGTGCGGTCGCGCTGCACCATCGCCACCGCCTGGTTGCCGACGCCGTGCGTATCCGCGTCGTGCTGGCCGGCCACGGGCCCCGGCGCGGCGCGCTCGCGGCCGGTGCGCGCGCTGCGCACGCGTCCGGGCGCGAGGTCGAGGGGCGCGGCGTGCGCGCCATGCGGCGCGTGGTCGGTGCCGCCCAGCACGCCGCGGGACGGCGCGGCCGGCTCAGGACCGGCGTGACCGGCGTGGGGCGCACCGCCGGCCGGCGGGCCGTGGCCCATGGCGGCGTGATCGGCTGCGCTCGCACCGGCCGGCGCTGGGGCCGGCATGGCGTGACCCATCGCCGCGTGGTCCATGCCGGGCATGGCGGCCGCGGCCGACCCGCCACCGCCGTGGCCTGCGTGGCCGCCGGCGCCATGGTCCATGCCCATGTCCACCATCGTGCGGCGCACCGGTTTGCGCAGCGCCGGCACCGCCGCTGCCATGCCCGGCCGCGGGGCGAGCGTGCCGCGCGCGTAGCCGCTGCGGTCCATGGCCTCGGCGAACACGGTGTAGGCACGGTCCTCGCCGGGGGTGACGAGCACGTCGTAGGTCTCGGCCACGGCGATCTGGAACTCATCCGTCTCCACCGGCTCGACGTCCTGCCCGTCGGCCTGCACCACCGTCATCGGCAACCCGGGGATGCGCACGTTGAAGTACGTCATCGCCGAGGCGTTGATGAAGCGCAGCCGCACGCGCTCGCCCGGGCGGAACAGGCCGGTCCAGTTGCCGTCCGGGTGCAGGCCGTTCAGCAGGTAGGTGTACGTGTAGCCGGTGATGTCGGCGATATCCGCCGGGCTCATGCGCATCGCGCCCCAGGCAAGCCAGTCGCGCCAGCCCGCCGCGCCGCCGGCGATCACCTCGGGCAAGGTCACCTGCTGGAAGTTGTAGTAGTCGCTCTGCTTCTTGAGCTTCTTCATCACGGCCCACGGGTCCTCGAAGGTCCAGTCCGACAGAATCACCACGTAGTCGCGCTCGAAGGGCTCGGCGTAGCCGCCGGCGGGGTGGATCACCAGCGGGCCGTACACGCCGGTCTGTTCCTGAAAGCCGGAGTGGCTGTGGTACCAGTAGGTGCCGGCCTGACGCACCGGAAAGCGCGCCTCGAAGCTCTGCCCCGGCGCGATGCCGGGAAAGGTCACGCCCGGCACGCCGTCCATCTCGAACGGCAGCAGGAGGCCGTGCCAGTGAATGGAGGTGGGCTCGTCGAGCGTGTTGTGCACCCGCAGCCGCGCCTCGTGGCCCTCGTGCAGCTCGATGAGTGGCCCCGGCACGGTGCCGTTCAGGGTGTGGGCGTAGGCCTCGCGCCCCGCGATCGGGATGCGCGTGCGCGCGATGCGGATGTCGTACTCCGACGGACCGGGCTGACGGGCGCCGACCGCCCCGCCGATCGGCCGCGCCCACGCCGGCGCCAGCAAGTCGAGACCCGCGAGCGTGCCGCCAGCGGCCAAGCCAGCGAGCACGCGCCGGCGGGTACGGTCAGTGCGCATGGGCGTCGTCTCCTTGGTGGTGGTCGTGACCGCTGGGCGCCGGTGCGGCGGCGGGCGCCTGGTCGGGCGGATCAGCGCCGTCCGGGCCGTGGCGGTGGGCGTGGCCGTCGCCGGCAGGCAGGCGGCGGGCGCGTGCAAGCAGCGCGTCGTAGCCGGCGCCGTCGAGCCCCCGGGCCCGCCACAGAAAGGTCACGAGCTGCCACAGCTCGGCGTCCGTGTGGGTCGGGCCGAAGGCCGGCATGGCGGTCATGCGCACGCCGTTTTGGATCACCCAGAACGCCTCCTCGGGCGTGCGCCGCGCGGTGAGCTCGGTGAGCGCCGGCGGCGATGGGTTCAGGCCCGCGCTCTGCACCGTCGGCTCCCGCCCGGGCGGGGTGTGGCAGATCGTACATATCTCCTCGAAGGCGCGCGCGCCGGCGAGCGCGTGACCCGGATCGGCGGTGGACGGCACCTCGATGCCCGCGGCGCGGCGGGCCACCGAGCGCTCATAGGTGGTGTGCAGCAGCCAGGCCAGGATGGGCGGATCGCGCCAGCCGGCGGCGACGTTCGGCAGCCCGCCCAGGACCATGGCAAGCCCGCCCGCCAGCATCAGCAGCAGGCCCAGGACGACGCCCATCAGAAGCTGCTTGATCACGATTCACCTCCGCCCGGTGCGGCCGGGCACCTCACGCCGTGCGGCATATGCAGTCATGCTCGGACCTGGCACCAGGACACAAGTCAAGCGGCCGGTGCCGAGGCGCCGGGCACGCCCTCAGCGCCCGGCCGCCGGGTACTCGGCGAAGGTCCGCGGCGCACCCGTGCCCCACAGCAGCACCCGGTAGGGTTCCTGCCGATCGCCATGCTCCATGCCGGGCGAGCCCAGCGGCATGCCCGGCACCGCCAGCCCCTTTGCCGCCGGCCGCTGCTCGAGCAGACGGGCGATGTCGGTCGCCGGCACGTGGCCTTCGATGACATAGCCGCCGACTGTGGCCGTGTGGCAGGAGCCCAGCGACTGCGGCACGCCCAGGCGCGTCTTGACCGCCTGCAGGTCCGCCACGTCGTGCACCTGGGTCACGAAACCCGCCCCCCGCAGGTGCGCGACCCAGGCGCCGCAGCAGCCGCAGCTGGCGGTCTTGTAGACCGTCACTGCCGGTGGCGTCGCCTTGGCCCCACCGGGCAGCCAGCCGGCCACCAGCATCAACGCGGCGCCGATGGCCAGCACGCCGAGCGTTCGGCCCAGCGGCCGCGCACCAAGCTTCGAAAATACCCTCATGTCGTGTCCCCCATGACAGTGCGTGATGCGGCGTTCAGGCGTCGCCGACCCCGTTCAGAACATCGACCGGAACGCTGTCGAGCAGCGGGCACAGCCGCTGCGGGTCCGGCTGGCCGTCCGGTGCGGCCTGCCAGCGCGCCCGAAGTGCCTTCAGTCGGGCCTGCTTGCGTGCCAGCGCGCGGCGCTGCGCAGCGATGTCGGCCAGCCGCCGGTCGAGCAGCTCGCGCACGCCCGGACAAGGCGAACGGCCGGCGTCGGCCTCGTGCAGCAAGCGGGCGATGTCGCGCAGCGTAAAGCCCAGCGCCCGGGCGGCGACGATGAAGCGCAGCCGCACCAGCGCCGGCCAACCGAAACAGCG is a window from the Immundisolibacter sp. genome containing:
- a CDS encoding copper resistance system multicopper oxidase, whose product is MRTDRTRRRVLAGLAAGGTLAGLDLLAPAWARPIGGAVGARQPGPSEYDIRIARTRIPIAGREAYAHTLNGTVPGPLIELHEGHEARLRVHNTLDEPTSIHWHGLLLPFEMDGVPGVTFPGIAPGQSFEARFPVRQAGTYWYHSHSGFQEQTGVYGPLVIHPAGGYAEPFERDYVVILSDWTFEDPWAVMKKLKKQSDYYNFQQVTLPEVIAGGAAGWRDWLAWGAMRMSPADIADITGYTYTYLLNGLHPDGNWTGLFRPGERVRLRFINASAMTYFNVRIPGLPMTVVQADGQDVEPVETDEFQIAVAETYDVLVTPGEDRAYTVFAEAMDRSGYARGTLAPRPGMAAAVPALRKPVRRTMVDMGMDHGAGGHAGHGGGGSAAAAMPGMDHAAMGHAMPAPAPAGASAADHAAMGHGPPAGGAPHAGHAGPEPAAPSRGVLGGTDHAPHGAHAAPLDLAPGRVRSARTGRERAAPGPVAGQHDADTHGVGNQAVAMVQRDRTAEAGLGLDREEHRVLVYADLRSRAPGADPRPPGRTLELHLTGHMERFMWSFDGKKFSEVKAPIEVGYGERLRIVLVNDTMMEHPIHLHGMFVELDNGQGEYLPRKHVVNVRPAERMTLLLTADEPGRWAWHCHLLYHMHMGMFRVMEVVS
- a CDS encoding MerR family transcriptional regulator, whose product is MTVNELARTAGVPAAKVRYYARRGLLPARRDAGNGYRCFGWPALVRLRFIVAARALGFTLRDIARLLHEADAGRSPCPGVRELLDRRLADIAAQRRALARKQARLKALRARWQAAPDGQPDPQRLCPLLDSVPVDVLNGVGDA
- a CDS encoding DUF411 domain-containing protein; this encodes MLVAGWLPGGAKATPPAVTVYKTASCGCCGAWVAHLRGAGFVTQVHDVADLQAVKTRLGVPQSLGSCHTATVGGYVIEGHVPATDIARLLEQRPAAKGLAVPGMPLGSPGMEHGDRQEPYRVLLWGTGAPRTFAEYPAAGR
- a CDS encoding cytochrome c; translation: MIKQLLMGVVLGLLLMLAGGLAMVLGGLPNVAAGWRDPPILAWLLHTTYERSVARRAAGIEVPSTADPGHALAGARAFEEICTICHTPPGREPTVQSAGLNPSPPALTELTARRTPEEAFWVIQNGVRMTAMPAFGPTHTDAELWQLVTFLWRARGLDGAGYDALLARARRLPAGDGHAHRHGPDGADPPDQAPAAAPAPSGHDHHQGDDAHAH